In Elaeis guineensis isolate ETL-2024a chromosome 1, EG11, whole genome shotgun sequence, a genomic segment contains:
- the LOC105033936 gene encoding probable galacturonosyltransferase-like 4, producing the protein MASSSLLCCLHGLRSLSSFILLLVLLFQHYAIIEVATIRIDIIRRPSMTPTVPAFREAPAFRNGDDCPSSPSTGLVNVAMTLDANYLRGTMAAVLSILQHTSCPESVVFHFLAARPELDILASIRSTFPYLDFRVYRFDSNRVRGRISRSIRHALDQPLNYARIYLAEILPPEVTRIIYLDSDVIVVDDIRQLWDVDLGNHVVAAPEYCHANFTKYFTHAFWSDSELAKTFIGRQPCYFNTGVMVMDVEKWREGSYTKMMEDWMEVQKQKRIYHLGSLPPFLLVLAGNIKAVDHRWNQHGLGGDNIEGKCRNLHPGPISLLHWSGKGKPWLRLDSRKPCTVDYLWAPYDLYRSSSPTLEE; encoded by the coding sequence ATggcctcctcctcccttctttgCTGCCTCCATGGCCTCCGGTCCTTGTCCTCCTTCATCTTACTCCTTGTTCTTCTTTTCCAACATTATGCCATTATCGAGGTTGCCACCATCCGCATCGACATCATTCGACGCCCCTCCATGACCCCAACGGTCCCTGCCTTTCGAGAGGCCCCTGCCTTCCGCAATGGTGATGATTGCCCCTCGTCACCATCTACAGGGCTTGTCAATGTTGCCATGACTCTAGATGCCAACTACCTACGTGGAACTATGGCTGCTGTCCTCTCTATCTTGCAGCATACCTCCTGCCCAGAGAGCGTCGTCTTCCACTTCCTCGCAGCTCGGCCCGAGCTCGACATTCTGGCGAGCATCCGTTCCACCTTCCCCTACCTTGACTTCCGTGTCTACCGCTTTGATAGCAACCGAGTGCGTGGTCGCATCTCTCGATCCATTCGCCATGCCCTTGACCAGCCACTCAACTATGCTCGTATCTACCTCGCCGAGATCCTCCCTCCTGAAGTCACCCGCATTATTTACCTTGATTCTGATGTCATTGTTGTTGATGACATTCGTCAATTGTGGGATGTGGATCTTGGCAACCATGTCGTGGCTGCACCCGAATATTGCCATGCCAACTTCACCAAATACTTCACCCATGCCTTTTGGTCGGACTCGGAGCTTGCAAAAACCTTCATTGGTCGGCAGCCTTGCTACTTCAATACTGGGGTGATGGTGATGGATGTAGAGAAATGGAGAGAAGGAAGTTACACCAAGATGATGGAGGATTGGATGGAAGTACAGAAGCAAAAGAGAATATACCACCTTGGCTCTTTGCCACCATTCTTGTTGGTCCTTGCTGGCAACATCAAAGCTGTCGACCACCGTTGGAACCAGCATGGATTGGGTGGAGACAACATTGAGGGGAAGTGTCGAAACCTGCATCCAGGTCCCATTAGTCTCCTTCATTGGAGTGGCAAGGGGAAGCCATGGCTCCGACTGGACTCAAGAAAGCCTTGCACTGTGGATTATCTTTGGGCCCCTTATGATCTATACAGGTCTTCATCACCCACATTAGAAGAATGA